From Planctomycetia bacterium, a single genomic window includes:
- the dipZ gene encoding thioredoxin produces the protein MTRIMTGVWLLLALIAAPRTGFAADPFWGADPTWNLLHEPAIEQELKLSPAQNQQLRALLDGLDAKFFPLRNQPREGGSKQAAAIVEQAVNGMESLLTKAQSRRFAEIRVRLQGTGVLLQDEIVKRMRYAPEQREQLVTVISETLVATRALETRAGNGEPREPLEKQYAELKRDELQAVTRILKPAQRSVWQNALGRDFDLTRLGRPAYKPPELVASGAWLNSEPLTLESLAGSVVVVHFYAFGCINCIHNYPTYLEWQEKFRDKKVVILGIHTPETNAEQDSAAVKNKAAGAGFTFPVLIDTAKANWNAWGNSMWPSVYLVDKRGYLRYFWPGELKWNGASGDAWIGARIEELLAEPACPTPAD, from the coding sequence ATGACGAGGATCATGACCGGTGTCTGGTTGCTGCTGGCTTTGATTGCGGCGCCGCGCACAGGTTTCGCGGCAGATCCTTTCTGGGGGGCAGATCCGACGTGGAACCTGCTGCATGAACCCGCGATCGAGCAGGAACTGAAGCTCTCGCCGGCCCAGAACCAGCAACTCCGTGCCCTGTTGGACGGGCTCGATGCGAAGTTCTTCCCGCTTCGCAATCAGCCGCGCGAGGGCGGGAGCAAGCAGGCGGCGGCGATAGTGGAGCAGGCCGTCAACGGTATGGAATCGCTTCTGACCAAGGCCCAGTCACGTCGCTTCGCGGAAATCCGCGTCCGACTGCAGGGAACCGGGGTTCTGCTGCAGGATGAAATCGTGAAGCGGATGCGCTATGCGCCGGAGCAGCGCGAGCAACTCGTCACGGTCATCTCCGAGACACTGGTCGCGACCCGTGCATTGGAGACAAGAGCTGGCAATGGGGAGCCGCGGGAGCCCCTGGAGAAGCAGTACGCCGAACTCAAGCGGGATGAACTGCAGGCCGTGACGAGAATCCTGAAGCCCGCTCAGCGCTCCGTCTGGCAGAACGCGCTCGGCCGCGATTTCGACCTGACCAGACTCGGACGGCCTGCCTACAAGCCGCCGGAACTCGTCGCATCGGGCGCCTGGTTGAACTCGGAACCGCTGACGCTCGAGTCACTGGCCGGCAGTGTGGTCGTCGTGCACTTCTATGCGTTCGGCTGCATCAACTGCATCCACAATTACCCGACGTATCTGGAATGGCAGGAGAAGTTCCGGGACAAGAAGGTGGTGATCCTCGGCATCCACACGCCGGAGACGAATGCCGAACAGGACTCCGCCGCCGTCAAGAACAAGGCCGCGGGCGCCGGATTCACGTTCCCCGTGCTGATCGACACCGCAAAAGCCAACTGGAACGCGTGGGGAAACTCCATGTGGCCCTCCGTCTATCTGGTCGACAAGCGCGGCTACCTCCGGTATTTTTGGCCCGGTGAACTCAAGTGGAACGGGGCGTCCGGAGATGCATGGATCGGCGCCCGGATCGAGGAATTGCTCGCCGAACCCGCTTGTCCGACACCCGCCGATTGA
- the aroB gene encoding 3-dehydroquinate synthase codes for MSSIPWSISEDSYDVSFSVPQTLRLRFTRDCFGADWDLIAPWFQGDNGPARMQVWVDRAVADADPRLLRNLAARLAEQRPRVELVTPIECLDGGEQAKNDDQTVNHVLRSIERDGLDRRSYVLVVGGGALLDAVGYAAAIAHRGIRLVRFPTTTLAQADSGVGVKNAINAFGKKNWKGTFAVPWGVVNDQGLIARLPDRDFRAGFSEAVKVSLLKSPAAFDFLCRHAADIARRDWTAVMPAIRSSVLMHLHHITHGGDAFEMQSARPLDFGHWSAHKLEQLTGYDLRHGEAVAIGVALDTLYSHLALGLDRADALRAVRALQDLQLPIHHPLLEETQIFAGLEEFRQHLGGRLTLTMLRGLGMPVSVHEVDAAAMARAIAMLRAIDASLRAGEQAAHAG; via the coding sequence ATGTCGTCCATCCCCTGGTCGATCTCCGAGGATTCCTACGACGTCAGTTTCAGCGTCCCCCAGACGCTGCGGCTGCGATTTACCCGCGACTGTTTCGGGGCCGACTGGGACCTGATCGCGCCGTGGTTTCAGGGCGACAACGGCCCGGCCCGCATGCAGGTGTGGGTCGATCGGGCCGTGGCCGATGCCGATCCGCGGCTCCTGCGGAACCTCGCCGCCCGGCTCGCCGAGCAGCGGCCGCGGGTCGAACTCGTAACGCCGATCGAGTGCCTCGACGGCGGAGAGCAGGCGAAGAACGACGACCAAACCGTCAACCACGTGCTCCGGTCGATCGAGCGGGACGGCCTCGATCGCCGCTCCTACGTGCTCGTCGTCGGCGGCGGTGCGCTGCTCGACGCGGTTGGCTATGCCGCCGCCATCGCGCACCGCGGCATCCGGCTCGTGCGGTTTCCGACGACGACGCTCGCCCAGGCCGACTCCGGCGTCGGCGTCAAGAATGCGATCAACGCCTTCGGCAAGAAGAACTGGAAGGGGACGTTCGCCGTGCCGTGGGGCGTGGTGAACGACCAGGGCCTGATCGCCCGTCTCCCGGACCGGGATTTTCGCGCGGGGTTCTCCGAGGCGGTCAAGGTCTCGCTGTTGAAGAGCCCGGCCGCCTTCGACTTTCTCTGCCGGCATGCGGCCGACATCGCCCGGCGCGACTGGACCGCGGTCATGCCGGCGATCCGCTCCAGCGTGCTCATGCACCTGCATCACATCACGCACGGTGGCGACGCCTTCGAGATGCAGTCGGCCCGGCCGCTCGATTTCGGGCACTGGTCGGCCCACAAGCTGGAACAGCTCACCGGCTACGACCTGCGGCACGGCGAGGCGGTGGCGATCGGTGTGGCCCTGGACACGCTCTACTCGCACCTCGCCCTCGGTCTCGACCGGGCCGACGCCCTGCGGGCGGTGCGGGCGCTGCAGGATTTGCAGCTGCCGATCCATCACCCGCTGCTGGAAGAGACGCAGATCTTCGCGGGGCTGGAGGAGTTTCGCCAGCATCTCGGCGGCCGGCTGACGCTGACGATGCTCCGCGGGCTGGGTATGCCCGTGTCGGTGCACGAGGTGGATGCGGCGGCGATGGCCCGGGCGATCGCCATGCTCCGGGCGATCGACGCATCGTTGCGGGCGGGTGAGCAGGCGGCCCACGCTGGCTGA
- the gltD gene encoding glutamate synthase subunit beta: MGEPRGFMKYGRKVSGYEPVTDRLRHYNEFLTILSPEEIKTQGARCMDCGVPFCHTGCPLGNIIPDFNDLVYRQQWHEAAQRLHATNNFPEFTGRVCPAPCEAACVLGINEDPVAIKQIEMTIADRAWDEGWVVPESPNVRSGKRVAVVGSGPAGLACAQQLNRAGHHVTLFERADRPGGLLMYGIPDFKLEKWRVWRRVEQMREEGIEFRCGVNVGVDVGTQQLAEEYDAIVLTGGATLGRDLPIPGRDLAGVHYAMDFLPQQNKRNAGDEVPGQISAAGKDVIVIGGGDTGSDCDGTSNRQGCRSLTQFELLPEPPDLGKYPRRNERPAHTPWPAWPVMLRTSSSHEEGCRREFGILTKEFLGDDAGNLRGLRTVRIEWYTDATSSQQKFRELPGTEQEWPCQLALLAMGFVGPEKQGPIADLGLELDPRGNVRTDAGYMTSRQGVFAAGDLRRGQSLVVWAIHEGRECARAVDLWLMGQTNLPSVAAGEFAVHA, translated from the coding sequence ATGGGTGAGCCACGTGGATTCATGAAGTATGGCCGGAAGGTGTCGGGCTACGAGCCGGTCACCGACCGCCTGCGCCACTACAACGAGTTCCTCACGATCCTCTCCCCCGAGGAGATCAAGACGCAGGGGGCGCGGTGCATGGACTGCGGCGTGCCCTTCTGTCACACCGGCTGCCCGCTGGGGAACATCATTCCCGACTTCAACGACCTCGTGTATCGCCAGCAGTGGCACGAGGCGGCGCAGCGGCTCCACGCCACCAACAACTTCCCCGAGTTCACCGGCCGCGTCTGTCCCGCCCCCTGCGAGGCGGCCTGCGTGCTGGGGATCAACGAGGATCCGGTGGCGATCAAGCAGATCGAGATGACGATCGCCGACCGGGCCTGGGACGAGGGCTGGGTCGTGCCCGAGTCGCCGAATGTCCGCAGCGGCAAGCGGGTGGCCGTCGTGGGGAGCGGGCCGGCGGGCCTGGCCTGCGCCCAGCAGCTCAACCGGGCCGGGCATCATGTCACGCTCTTCGAGCGGGCCGACCGGCCGGGCGGGCTTTTGATGTATGGGATCCCCGACTTCAAGCTGGAGAAGTGGCGGGTCTGGCGCCGGGTCGAGCAGATGCGCGAGGAGGGGATCGAGTTTCGCTGCGGCGTGAACGTCGGCGTGGATGTCGGCACGCAGCAACTCGCCGAGGAGTACGACGCCATCGTCCTCACCGGGGGCGCGACCCTCGGCCGCGACCTGCCGATCCCGGGCCGTGACCTGGCGGGGGTCCACTACGCGATGGACTTCCTGCCGCAACAGAACAAGCGCAACGCCGGGGACGAGGTGCCGGGACAGATCTCGGCGGCGGGCAAGGACGTGATCGTGATCGGCGGCGGTGACACGGGGAGCGACTGCGACGGCACGAGCAACCGGCAGGGCTGCCGGAGCCTGACGCAGTTCGAGTTGCTGCCCGAGCCTCCGGACCTCGGCAAGTATCCGCGCCGCAACGAGCGGCCGGCACACACGCCTTGGCCCGCATGGCCCGTCATGCTGCGGACCAGCTCCTCTCACGAGGAGGGCTGCCGGCGCGAGTTCGGCATCCTCACGAAGGAGTTTCTCGGCGACGACGCGGGGAATCTCCGCGGCCTGCGGACCGTGCGGATCGAGTGGTACACCGACGCGACCTCGAGTCAGCAGAAGTTCCGCGAGCTGCCGGGGACGGAGCAGGAGTGGCCCTGCCAGTTGGCGCTTTTGGCGATGGGGTTCGTGGGGCCGGAGAAGCAGGGGCCGATCGCCGACCTGGGCCTGGAACTCGACCCGCGTGGAAACGTCCGCACTGACGCCGGTTACATGACGAGCCGGCAGGGCGTGTTCGCCGCCGGCGACCTGCGGCGCGGGCAGTCGCTCGTCGTCTGGGCGATCCACGAGGGCCGCGAGTGCGCCCGGGCGGTGGACCTGTGGCTGATGGGGCAGACGAACCTGCCCAGCGTCGCCGCGGGCGAGTTTGCCGTGCACGCCTGA
- a CDS encoding glutamate synthase subunit alpha translates to MTRLPGLPPRQGLYDPANEHDACGVGFVVNMHGVRSHAIVRKALEVLENLTHRGACGCDPLTGDGAGILMQMPHDFFAAAAPRAGIRLPAAGDWAVGNLFLPPSEGERETAEQFFEQLVRAEGLEFLGWRDVPTDNRSIGGTAREVEPFIRQAFVSRGPNVSRDHFEWKLFVVRKRFGIEIGRLGLSEQAFCYVCSLSAKTLIYKGLLLADQVSKYYSDLSDPAVTSALALVHQRYSTNTFPTWDLAHPFRYLAHNGEINTVRGNINWMRARESMLAHPVFGPDLEKIKPVIREGGSDSATLDNVLELLVLAGRPLEEAVSMLIPEPWSGHESMADDLKAYYEYQACLMEPWDGPAALAFTDGVRIGATLDRNGLRPGRWWQMRDGLVVMASEAGVLDLPAGEVVRKGRLRPGRMFLVDTKEGRIVEDEEIKRRLAAARPWREWVAANQVRLDALPETQAAAELTKNRAVEPAETLGTVADAHPHAVDPWRAAGVAGEASSLLELQRAFGFTLEDLKVILAPMATDGAEPIGSMGNDTPLAVLSDRPQLLANYFKQLFAQVTNPPLDAIREEIITSMITTIGCEGNLLATTPEQARLLRLETPVITNAECARIKALGAAGSPTLPGLKAATISLLFPAAAAAEGMRRRLDEIRAEASAAIAAGATLIVLSDRGVCREQAGVPALLATGGVHHHLVREGTRTRCGIVVETGEAREVQHFALLTGYGAGAVNPYLAFATIDQMQAERIIAGDYPREKLHKNFVKAATKGLLKVMSKMGISTQQSYRGAQIFEAVGLESRLVDEFFARTPSRIGGIGLDGVAQESLRRHEHAWPRTAVPQTLELDVGGRYQWRRKGEAHVLAPDVVASLQRATQINSRAEFRTYQRLIDEQQTKLLTLRGLLDFRPAPTSVPLDEVEPAQEIVKRFATGAMSYGSISKEAHETLAVAMNRLGGWSNTGEGGEDPVRYQPDPSGDSKNSKIKQVASGRFGVTSLYLVNAKELQIKMAQGAKPGEGGQLPGHKVDREIARIRHSTPGVGLISPPPHHDIYSIEDLAQLIHDLKNANHHARISVKLVAEVGVGTVAAGVSKGKADVVLISGHDGGTGASPQTSIMHAGLPWELGLAEAHQVLVMNDLRGRIVVQTDGMIRTAKDVVIATLLGAEEYGIATASLVVMGCIMMRKCHLNTCPVGIATQDPELRKKFTGQPEHVVNFFFMLAEEVRELMAKLGFRTIAEMVGRVDMLDTRAAVAHWKAKGLDFSTILHRPEVSARVKTHCADRQDHGIERSLDMTVLLDRCRPALERREPVALELPIRNINRTVGTILCSEVTRRHGAAGLPDGTIRIHFRGSAGQSVMAFGVPGVEVTVEGDVNDYCGKGLSGGRVIVRPDRTAPFKAEENVIAGNVVAYGATSGEIFIRGICGERFCVRNSGAEAVVEGTGDHACEYMTGGRAVVLGETGRNFAAGMSGGIAYVWDSTGGFRPKVNMEMVELEDLDTADLEYVKGLIARHVEFTGSGRGRAILDAWETERKRFVKVMPIDYKRALAELRKLAEQDQQDAKKVPATKSG, encoded by the coding sequence ATGACGCGTCTCCCCGGTCTCCCTCCCCGCCAGGGCCTCTACGATCCCGCCAACGAGCACGACGCCTGCGGCGTGGGCTTCGTCGTCAACATGCACGGCGTCCGCAGCCACGCGATCGTCCGCAAGGCGCTCGAGGTCCTGGAAAACCTCACCCATCGCGGCGCCTGCGGCTGCGACCCGCTCACCGGCGACGGCGCCGGCATCCTCATGCAGATGCCGCACGACTTTTTCGCGGCGGCCGCGCCCCGGGCGGGCATCCGCCTGCCGGCGGCGGGCGACTGGGCGGTCGGCAACCTGTTCCTGCCGCCGTCGGAGGGGGAGCGGGAGACCGCCGAGCAGTTCTTCGAGCAGCTGGTCCGCGCGGAGGGGCTGGAGTTCCTCGGCTGGCGCGACGTCCCGACCGACAACCGCTCGATCGGCGGCACGGCCCGCGAGGTCGAGCCGTTCATCCGCCAGGCGTTCGTGAGCCGCGGGCCGAACGTGTCCCGCGACCACTTCGAGTGGAAGCTGTTCGTGGTTCGGAAGCGGTTCGGCATCGAGATCGGTCGGCTCGGCCTCTCCGAGCAGGCCTTCTGCTACGTCTGCTCGCTGTCGGCCAAGACGCTGATCTACAAGGGCCTGCTGCTCGCCGACCAGGTGAGCAAGTACTACTCCGACCTTTCCGACCCGGCGGTCACGTCGGCGCTGGCGCTCGTCCACCAGCGGTACAGCACCAACACCTTCCCCACGTGGGACCTCGCTCATCCGTTCCGCTACCTGGCCCACAACGGCGAGATCAACACCGTCCGCGGCAATATCAACTGGATGCGGGCCCGCGAGAGCATGCTCGCCCATCCGGTCTTCGGTCCCGACCTGGAGAAGATCAAGCCGGTGATCCGTGAGGGAGGGAGCGACTCGGCCACCCTCGACAACGTCCTCGAGCTGCTCGTCCTCGCCGGCCGGCCGCTGGAGGAGGCGGTGAGCATGCTCATCCCCGAGCCGTGGAGCGGCCACGAGAGCATGGCCGACGATCTCAAGGCCTACTACGAGTATCAGGCCTGCCTGATGGAGCCCTGGGACGGCCCGGCGGCCCTGGCCTTCACCGACGGCGTGCGGATCGGGGCCACGCTCGACCGCAACGGCCTCCGGCCCGGCCGCTGGTGGCAGATGCGCGACGGTCTCGTCGTGATGGCGAGCGAGGCGGGCGTGCTCGACCTGCCTGCCGGTGAGGTGGTCCGCAAGGGGCGGCTCCGGCCGGGGCGGATGTTCCTCGTCGATACGAAAGAAGGCCGGATCGTCGAGGACGAGGAGATCAAGCGCCGGCTGGCCGCCGCCCGGCCGTGGCGCGAGTGGGTGGCCGCTAATCAGGTCCGCCTCGACGCGCTCCCCGAGACACAGGCCGCCGCCGAGTTGACCAAGAACCGGGCCGTCGAGCCGGCCGAGACGCTCGGCACGGTGGCCGACGCCCATCCGCACGCCGTCGATCCGTGGCGTGCGGCCGGCGTGGCCGGCGAGGCATCGAGCCTCCTCGAGCTGCAGCGGGCCTTCGGCTTCACGCTCGAGGATCTGAAGGTGATCCTGGCGCCGATGGCGACCGACGGCGCCGAGCCGATCGGCTCGATGGGCAACGACACGCCCCTGGCCGTGCTCTCCGACCGGCCGCAACTCCTCGCCAACTACTTCAAGCAACTCTTCGCCCAGGTGACGAACCCGCCGCTCGACGCGATCCGCGAGGAGATCATCACCTCGATGATCACCACGATCGGCTGCGAGGGAAACCTGCTGGCCACGACGCCGGAGCAGGCCCGCCTGCTCCGGCTCGAGACGCCGGTGATCACCAACGCCGAATGCGCCCGGATCAAGGCCCTCGGCGCCGCGGGCAGCCCGACCCTGCCGGGGCTGAAGGCGGCGACCATCTCGCTCCTCTTCCCGGCGGCCGCCGCTGCGGAGGGGATGCGGCGGCGGCTCGACGAGATCCGTGCCGAGGCGTCGGCGGCGATCGCCGCCGGGGCCACGCTCATCGTCCTGTCCGATCGGGGCGTGTGCCGCGAGCAGGCGGGCGTGCCGGCGCTCCTCGCCACCGGCGGCGTCCACCATCACCTCGTCCGCGAGGGGACGCGGACGCGCTGCGGGATCGTCGTCGAGACGGGTGAGGCCCGCGAGGTCCAGCACTTCGCGCTGCTCACCGGCTACGGCGCCGGCGCGGTCAACCCGTACCTGGCCTTCGCCACGATCGACCAGATGCAGGCCGAGCGGATCATCGCCGGCGACTATCCACGCGAGAAGCTCCACAAGAACTTCGTCAAGGCGGCGACGAAGGGGCTGCTCAAGGTGATGAGCAAGATGGGCATCTCGACGCAGCAGAGCTACCGCGGCGCGCAGATCTTCGAGGCCGTGGGGCTGGAGAGCCGGCTGGTGGACGAGTTCTTCGCCCGGACGCCGAGCCGGATCGGCGGCATCGGGCTCGACGGCGTGGCGCAGGAGTCGCTCCGCCGCCACGAGCATGCCTGGCCGCGGACGGCCGTGCCGCAGACGCTGGAACTCGACGTCGGCGGCCGCTATCAGTGGCGGCGGAAGGGGGAGGCCCACGTCCTCGCTCCCGACGTGGTGGCGTCGCTGCAGCGGGCGACGCAGATCAACAGCCGGGCCGAGTTCCGCACGTACCAGCGGCTGATCGACGAGCAGCAGACGAAACTGCTCACGCTCCGCGGGCTGCTCGACTTCCGCCCAGCGCCGACCTCGGTGCCGCTCGACGAGGTCGAGCCGGCGCAGGAGATCGTCAAGCGGTTCGCCACCGGCGCCATGTCGTACGGCTCGATCTCCAAGGAGGCCCACGAGACGCTGGCCGTCGCCATGAACCGGCTCGGCGGCTGGAGCAACACGGGGGAGGGGGGCGAGGACCCCGTCCGCTACCAGCCCGACCCGTCGGGCGACAGCAAGAACTCCAAGATCAAGCAGGTGGCCAGCGGCCGGTTCGGCGTCACGAGCCTGTATCTCGTCAACGCCAAGGAACTGCAGATCAAGATGGCCCAGGGGGCCAAGCCTGGCGAGGGGGGGCAGCTGCCGGGACACAAGGTGGACCGGGAGATCGCCCGCATCCGCCACTCGACGCCCGGCGTGGGCCTGATCTCGCCGCCGCCGCACCACGACATCTACTCGATCGAGGATCTGGCCCAGTTGATCCACGACCTCAAGAACGCCAACCACCACGCCCGGATCAGCGTCAAGCTGGTGGCCGAGGTGGGCGTGGGCACGGTGGCCGCGGGCGTCTCCAAGGGCAAGGCCGACGTCGTCCTCATCTCCGGGCATGACGGCGGCACGGGCGCCAGCCCGCAGACCTCGATCATGCACGCCGGCCTCCCCTGGGAGCTCGGTCTCGCCGAGGCCCACCAGGTGCTCGTCATGAACGACCTGCGCGGCCGGATCGTCGTCCAGACCGACGGCATGATCCGCACGGCCAAGGACGTGGTCATCGCCACGCTGCTCGGCGCCGAGGAGTATGGCATCGCCACCGCGTCGCTGGTGGTCATGGGCTGCATCATGATGCGGAAGTGCCACCTCAACACCTGCCCGGTCGGCATCGCCACGCAGGATCCGGAATTGCGGAAGAAGTTCACCGGCCAGCCGGAGCACGTCGTCAACTTCTTCTTCATGCTCGCCGAGGAGGTCCGGGAACTGATGGCCAAGCTCGGCTTCCGCACGATTGCCGAGATGGTGGGCCGGGTCGACATGCTCGACACCCGCGCGGCCGTCGCCCACTGGAAGGCCAAGGGGCTCGACTTCTCCACGATCCTCCACCGGCCGGAGGTCTCGGCACGTGTCAAGACGCACTGCGCCGACCGGCAGGACCACGGCATCGAGCGGTCGCTCGACATGACCGTGCTCCTCGACCGCTGCCGGCCGGCGCTCGAGCGGCGCGAGCCGGTGGCCCTGGAGTTGCCGATTCGCAACATCAACCGCACCGTGGGGACGATCCTGTGCAGTGAAGTCACCCGCCGGCATGGCGCCGCCGGGCTCCCCGACGGCACGATAAGGATCCACTTCCGCGGCTCGGCCGGGCAGAGCGTGATGGCCTTCGGCGTGCCGGGGGTCGAGGTCACGGTCGAGGGGGACGTCAACGACTACTGCGGCAAGGGGCTCTCCGGTGGCCGGGTGATCGTCAGGCCCGACCGCACGGCGCCGTTCAAGGCGGAGGAGAACGTGATCGCCGGCAACGTCGTCGCCTACGGGGCGACGAGCGGCGAGATCTTCATCCGCGGCATCTGTGGCGAGCGGTTCTGCGTGCGGAACTCCGGGGCCGAGGCGGTGGTGGAGGGGACCGGCGACCATGCCTGCGAGTACATGACCGGTGGCCGGGCCGTGGTCCTCGGCGAAACGGGGCGGAACTTCGCCGCCGGCATGAGTGGCGGCATCGCCTACGTCTGGGATTCGACCGGCGGCTTCCGGCCCAAGGTCAACATGGAGATGGTGGAACTCGAGGATCTCGACACCGCCGACCTGGAGTACGTCAAGGGACTGATCGCCCGCCACGTCGAGTTCACCGGCAGCGGCCGGGGTCGGGCGATCCTCGACGCCTGGGAGACGGAGAGGAAGCGGTTCGTGAAGGTCATGCCGATCGACTACAAGCGGGCTCTCGCCGAACTGCGGAAACTCGCGGAGCAGGATCAACAGGACGCCAAAAAGGTGCCAGCCACCAAATCTGGGTGA